From the genome of Nicotiana sylvestris chromosome 2, ASM39365v2, whole genome shotgun sequence, one region includes:
- the LOC104228162 gene encoding interactor of constitutive active ROPs 5-like yields the protein MESHSCLTLMNDIVHSTLKANLIGTELMRRISTLEKKDRESVKAISEARRIAKDTQLEAAKLEGAQKRGLTSELAIAKASSSQLEKDKEILEDSFSKQLSKASEEIRELKALVEKKEEYAGELVQSLTQAQADLRISYDEIRALKSSHASLEASLDSHLTEHQILKNDLTMWEREYGLLEENFNIEVSWAFLKSRRDSLMEATQENFDLQSELAKVLDTIEKSQQPIDTPSSGLGTPGAEELLNEEVATSAIGIAIPAPEGETSMTQSMEAEVPVTLASLGDFNIPGPVETAPIAAPSEVVTVPVTAPENEIATSDVPTPSVTS from the exons atggagagccacagttgcttgactctgatgaatgacatagttcattctaccttGAAG GCTAATCTTATTGGTACTGAGTTAATGAGAAGAATCTCCACTCTAGAGAAGAAGGATCGAGAGTCTGTGAAGGCTATCTCTGAGGCTAGGAGAATAGCCAAGGATACCCAGCTTGAGGCAGCAAAACTGGAAGGAGCA caaaagcgtggtttgacttctgagctagcaattgccaaggcttcttcaagccaactTGAAAAAGATAAGGAGATTTTGGAGGACTCATTTTCAAAACAACTatcaaaggctagtgaagaaattagagagcttaaggcacttgtggagaaaaaagaagaatatgcaggggaattggtgcaaagcttgactcaagctcaggctgacttaaggATCTCCTATGACGAAATACGtgctttgaagagttctcatgcctcccttgaagcttcccttgactcCCACTTAACTGAACACCAGATATTGAAGAACGATCTTACTATGTGGGAGAGGGAATATGGGCTTCttgaggagaacttcaacatagaggtaagTTGGGCTTTTCTAAAATCTCGACGTGATtctttgatggaagctactcaagaaaactttgatttgcaatcTGAATTAGCCAAAGTCTTAGACACTATTGAAAAAAGCCAACAACCAATTGATACTCCTTCTTCTGGACTTGGAACTCCTGGGGCAgaagagcttttaaatgaagaagtagCTACATCGGCAATTGGAATTGCAATTCCAGCTCctgagggtgaaacttctatgacacagtccatggaagctgaagttcccgtgactcttgcttccctcgGTGATTTTAACATTCCAGGCCCAGTTGAAACCGCTCCTATTGCTGCTCCTTCAGAAGTTGTTACCGTGCCTGTGACTGCTCCTGAAAATgagattgcaacttctgatgttccaaccccttcagtgactagttga